The segment atcataaagaacaaaacataattattgatttatcaaaaatacatcaaatataacaaatccatttaatatttttttttggatccAATCCAAATTTGTACCTTAGTCATACATATATGgcaaatatatgaaaaatttgaacAGTAATTTCGAGGATGTGAGTTTGATTTTATAGtatacattaatttatatttaatgtatatAGCTATAGTTTATTGTTTTTAGGCTATATAAATATAcagattttttataaaaaaaatgtatgtattcgaaaaaattattaaataggAAAGATACTACTACACACCTAATAAATGTCATATGCTCGTTTTATGGTGCTAAGTTTCCCATACTTTTcctattcaatattttttcctttcagTATACATGTATCAATatctctttttattattttgctcCAATTTCCCTTCTGATTCATGATCCTTTTTATGATTGTAGGAACAATTTTTGTGattcattgtatttttttattgtattttttttctcgtttatatgaagtttatatttgtatacatCTATATGTTTACTCAATTTTCACAGGGTTCTGAAGAAGTTAATTTCACCAACatttaaatatacaatttaattatgttaaaattaaCTTTGATACAAATGAGGTAATACGTGAATACATTTTCTTCTCTTGATTATACGCATATAGTTGTATTTGAATGTTGAATAGAGTGGAATACATAAACGTTTGAATACTTGttgtttttttatgaattatccAATTGAAAATAGGTGCATTTGGATATATAATACATTACATAGATTTGGAAATACAAGTGCATTTGGATACATAAATACATCACATAGATTTGAATGTATACGTATATATCGCATCTATTTTTATAGAGtgaaatacatatacatttggaTAATTATTTTGTAGTATAGTCCATTGTCATTTTTTCTAGATTGTCCATTGTATTGATATATTAAGACAATTGTAATGAGCAATCTTAGGGATACAATTATGTTTGTCGTGGAATTCGCGTATTTGAAATCGAAACAAACAAATTCACAATtacaataaatcaatttaactaaacaaatttatatgaaataccTTCACGCTTGAACAAGTACAGTAGCGAGTAGCgataatgatattttttgtaCAATGTatccaattttttaaaaactaattacAATCTAAGAGTGTATGCATTTACTAGGTGATCaaatacatgaatatattttcttctcttGATCACAAACATATAATTGTATTTGAATGTTGAACAAAGTTAAATACATAAACATTTAAATACTTGTTCTTTTTATGGATTGTCCAATTGAAAATACAAGTGCATTTGGACAAACGTCCctttaatatttatcaaaagGGAAAGGGGTTTAAAATGTCCTAAACTATGTGAAAGGAATAGAAATGTCCTCCGTTTATATGCTCTTACCGTCAATGTTTGGTTTAAAAATGCTCTTAAACTATGtgaaaggaacaaaaatgtCTTCCGATTGTAATTTGGTCCAAGAATGCTCTTGTCATCAATACTTTGGTCCGAAAATGCCTTGTCATCAATACTTTGGTCCAAAAATACCCTTATTGTTATTTAATGGGTcaaaaaatgtattttctaaataaatatagtattattttctttttgacacatttttttaattaatgtttttaaaaaatattagcaaaTTTTATCTTACTttaattcagaaaaaaataaaaaataaaaatattttttattttatcattgatattttttttcattatataaatataaattaatgatagaTATACTATAATGAATAATCTTAGatatatgacatatattatttattgaaagGGTACatgaaattattctattttaattgacaaaatgagattaagaagaaaaaaatatttcctacatttttatttattaaagtgattttaaaacgaaagaaaacaagaatagtcttcatttataatattttaattaggaagaagatgtttttaaaaagaaaaaaaataatatattttaagattaAAGGTGTTTTTGAgctattttataattataggGGTATTTATGGATTAAAATTTTGACTGCAAAGATATTTTTTTAGCCAAATTATAAACAGGTGacatttttattccttttacaTAGTTTACAAACATTTTTCGCCCTTTTCCCGTTATTAAAAGATTGATAACATTTTATTTCGGAGAAAAGCAGCCACCATCTAGGCTCTAGCTACTGCCATCTTTAGCTTCTTATTACTTATTAGTATTAAATTAGGTAAGCTTCGAAAATTATTAGTTTGaggattttaaattttaaaaatatattacatcTCGAATTTATAACTTTTGTATAGAAAACATTTTCACAATCCCTTCATTcccataaaaatattaatatagatttatgtttatttaatttctagTACAAATATTACAGCAAAATCATTAAGGTTATCCGAATTTATTAACTTCACTTAACTCTGTCTCTAACATTGGGTACCAAGATTTGTCACTATAGTTTGACATAAAAGTAAATGGAAGGGATGAAATATAAGCCAGTGAGATTATATTGATGAtcatatatgaatacaaaaaatcgacgatatttataatatagaataaaattaaaaggaagGGGACCAATTAAACTTTAGGTAAAACTCTAAGGATCTAATTTGCAAGCATATTTCCCTGTAAGGCCTCAACCAACAACCTTACTTTGTTCCATGACAATTTTTAAGTCGACATCCGTtcgattttgaaaaataaaaagaataatttgcTAAACgatcagaaaattaaaaaatttatagtgttttttactttaaaataatttttttttagttaaaaatattaaagttaaaaggtaaaatatttttaaaaatataataacataaaataataatcactttaatcaaattttttagtcaaatttctttttcctttaattatttaattctatACGAAAAACAAGTAGTTAGATCCCATTAAAAACAATGTTGAATTTGTTGTTGGTTCAAGAATAAGGGCTTAGCCTAACATTCAATGATCAACCAAATCCTATCCCGACGAATTCACGACCAAAAGTAGCAACTTTTTTCCCaataaaaacatacaaaaaattgTAAGACAAGTACTAAAGTGAAGACAAAACATTCGTAACCAAGCTAAAGATTAAAAGACACTTCAgtcttaatttatttgaaatttttttatatttttttttattataatttttttatacatcttttagatattttgaatggtcaattattgtgatttgtaatattttttatatagtttataaacaaatataaatttcatttctataaatttcaaaatttaaatcacatatttttagaCAAATTTAATCTACTTAActctcaaaaaatgaaaaatatcataCAAATTGAGACCAGAAAGCATGTAATAATTCCAAAGACAAACTATacttttcttcctcaactttATTAGACAACAAAAAAGTTTCGAGTAAAACAGAATATCTTGCATGATTCGTCCTTCCATATTGATCTCACCTAATTAAAATAACAGAAAAGAGCTTAAAATACTCTTGAAgtattaaaaatagtataaaattaccattcatccacctattggctttaaaatgcccttctcatccatctattgactccaaaatacccttctcatccacctattggctccaaaatgtccTTGTCATCCACCATTGGGTTCAAAATTAACTacttatttaactattttaaaattaaactgtttaaatattcattttttgaagtttaaattttaaaaaatatttaaataatttaaaaccgttaaataagtgatcaattttgaacccaaaggtggatgacaaaggtattttgaagccaataggtGGGTCGAAAGGGTATTTTAGAGCCAATAGGTGAATAAAgagtaattttgtaccatttttagTATTTCGAGGATATTTTAGGCATTTTCCCGTTAAAATAATGAGTGTTTAAATACACCCACGAAAAAGAAACTTATGTGGGACGGTTACGACATGGAgcatgattttttatttgatgtttaatatttttggaatctaattaatttaaatttgtgataGAAGTAGAGCCCTTGAAAAAGATGACTTTATacttaaaagtttaaatttggaaattctaattaaaaatgaagaagtatATGTATGCATATATACTACAACATCTAATGATACTTATAGACCTTGTAAACAATTTGTGGTTGTCTTttacatttaatatatatatctctTAATGACACTATTATAGTTAAAAAATCTTTATCACAAAGTTCTAATACGTACTTactccatttttaaaaaaatggttcTCTAATCTTtataatttcatccaaaaaagaGTAAATTTTAAGAAGTCTTAGAAGGTATTATTGTTTCCTTCATAATTTCTTTACCTAATACTAAATGATTGTAACAATTTTTTAAGTACCTTCTACAATTCTTATGGGTAAACTTGGGAAAAGATAAATATTACTCCTAATATAGTAGATAAtattcttaatagatttttcttttactaGTTTGTTTTAGTAGATTATTTATAATCCTCTTTTAGTATTATCCTTATATTAAATAACTACAAATAATACTACATTAAACTAATATTTTTCTAgcatataaataatttcttaaagaGTGCGTCatattaacaaaacaaaattttgaaaaaggaagtaagaaaatcaaataaaaagaaacagaGAAAGTAGTCTCTTTCATATGagtaatactaataattaaaaaattttcttaaattttatgtccacttaaatatcttatataaaatgaaattgatGGAATACTCTCTTTGATTAGGGGtttgtttggtacgaaggaaaatgttttccatggaaaatgtttttttagaaaatgttttcctgtaaaacaagtagattttggacttattttctcatgtttggtttgtgagtagaaaatatttctcgtgtgtttaatttatgaatgaaattaatttttttgggagTTGGGGGTGGGTGGGGGGCTGGTAGGNNNNNNNNNNNNNNNNNNNNNNNNNNNNNNNNNNNNNNNNNNNNNNNNNNNNNNNNNNNNNNNNNNNNNNNNNNNNNNNNNNNNNNNNNNNNNNNNNNNNNNNNNNNNNNNNNNNNNNNNNNNNNNNNNNNNNNNNNNNNNNNNNNNNNNNNNNNNNNNNNNNNNNNNNNNNNNNNNNNNNNNNNNNNNNNNNNNNNNNNNNNNNNNNNNNNNNNNNNNNNNNNNNNNNNNNNNNNNNNNNNNNNNNNNNNNNNNNNNNNNNNNNNNNNNNNNNNNNNNNNNNNNNNNNNNNNNNNNNNNNNNNNNNNNNNNNNNNNNNNNNNNNNNNNNNNNNNNNNNNNNNNNNNNNNNNNNNNNNNNNNNNNNNNNNNNNNNNNNNNNNNNNNNNNNNNNNNNNNNNNNNNNNNNNNNNNNNNNNNNNNNNNNNNNNNNNNNNNNNNNNNNNNNNNNNNNNNNNNNNNNNNNNaagtttaaaaataaaaatttaaagttgaaaatatttttaaaaagcaaaattaattttttagggAGGGGGTGGGGTTTGGGGGGCTGGTCGGTGGTGGGTGGATAGGGGTCAGGGAtcaggtgaaaaaataaaattttaaaattgatgtttttcgaaaaaaaaatataatttgaaattggaagagagttttggaaaatgttttccttaatttttgaagggaagtgattttccttaattttgagaaaaatgagttgatttttaaaaaaaaatttccaaaacttttatctcaaccaaacatgaaaaaattggaaaacattttccagaaaatatttttttccttcgtaccaaacacactctagaTCACACCTACTTTCATTTTCAGAAGTCAAATTTGCTTattgaaaaacaacaaaatttgaTGTATTAGAAAATGGTAAAGAAATACCgttaaaaacaataattaaagcTCAAAGACAATGAAAGAAGTATTCAAAGAAAAGAATGGCTACTCATAAATATAGTAGAGTATGAGTACCTAGCTaggtacaaaataaataaattaaatgaacaTGGCTACTCATTAAATTGAATGAACATGTACAACTCTCTATTTACCACATTAATTTCCATGACAAAggtgaaaattaataattagtcataattttttaaaaaataacaacatcATTAAAGCagttattaataatattatagtcATTAAATTTACGAACTCTGAATCTATAAACTTAGAGAATGAATGTAATGTTCCTGCTCTTAATTAAACATTCAATATATAGTCCGATCCATATTGTTGCATTTGACCAATGAATTTTGTTTCTTCATTCCAAAGGAACATCCTTTATTAGAAAAACAAGTTCATATTATTGACTTCAAAGTTgcaaattgattaattattaatttaatttctacCCAGCCTAGCATCTAAAAAAATCTACTAGATACAATGAAGATCTTTAAGAACCTATTTCTTGCCTAATCAGTAATCACATGCATACtgaatataattttgtatacacGTGTCTAAAGTTTCTTTTTGTGTGTTAGATGCACAAGACTGGCTAaatttgtgttattattattaatattggaGTATTTAGTTTAGAAATATATATTGAGAATTGGGTCCTTAATAACATGATAAAAGATTCCCTATATACCCCTTCAGAGGGCTGCTTTTTTATTTAGCAAGTACTGCCACGAGAATTTTCAACAAacttttttctcaatttatttagaaatatatgCAAGGACAACATTGTGGAAAAAACTACAATTCCCTCTCGggaaacttttttttcaaaatttaataaaattattgaaatatttctCCTACTGTGCTAAATTCCAACAATTCATTTAAACATGGGTTACATAAAGTACTACAAATTTTGTTTCAATAAAACATTTTCGCATTTCACTGGCAAAATAAACTGAAttcgtttcacaaagaatgacctagtttggCTTAACTCAAACTTTAAGAAAATAGAATAGATTTTTGAATCTTATGACCTTAAATTAAAGCtatgtcaaatgtataaaattatccttAATTTTATGACCTTAAATATGCACGTGAAAAGTTGAAagcaaaatattataaaaaaaaagaaaaaagttcattcattttaaaatagattaaaaaaaaaaggatatcattctttttttaaacggaggacATTAAGTCGTTCTAGAGAAGGAAATAATTATTTATCCCCACCATAATTTGTCTGTATCGATCTCGATTAACAACCTTCTTAGTAATTTAATTACACATAAAACACGTGTCTTCCTAATCAAACTAAGATACAACTAGCCTAAAAAGCAAAAAAGGTTAAACAAACTTTGGAATCGGagttcaccaaaaaaaaatccttcttccaaaaaatattatttaatttatttatttttaaataaacaaaagatttaaaaaattcaataaacgGAGAacgaaaaaaaatcaaaacataatttccTCCCTGCCAAACATACCCCtagaaattgattaattaaatgataaaaaggtaaaacaataattaaagtgaaaccaaaaacaaacaaaatgatGTGTATTTACAAGCAAAAGTACAAATTCCAAATCCATATACGCCGGCACAAGCAACGCCAGTATTTGTTAGTTAATCACTCAATAATTGCAATACAAAGACAAATCCAAAAATGAGTCATTCTAtaaccatttttattttttatttggtattTTATTACCTGATCACCATATAAAATAGCATTATCTTATCACCTAAAAtcttctcatatatatataagaaattatATCTATGGAGTTGCCTcttgttttgttaattttctaatCAATAGTACTAATCAAAATTAGTAAATTATAAGTAACTTAAATGATAGTTAAGAAAAGTAAGAGATGAACTTTTTATTGAACAATGAAAGCTTAAGCTTAGCGCCATCTATCTACATGGATTGCACCAACAATTTTTTTCCCCTCAGAATAATATTaagtaattttgttttaatttcttcttaatCATCTTTGTTTTCACCGTTCTCCTCAGCTTGGACTTTGCTACTATTGCAAGGATTATGTAAATTAGCAGTCGGTAATACCTTCCTTGACGACGTCGTATCAATAAACGTAGCTGAGCTCATCTCCATTTGACAAATCCTAACTGCCCCAAATAACTTTTCCGGCAACTCTTCCTCCGTCTGTGACTCAACCAGAAAACCCATATCGATCGTCACCGACGTTACCGAACCTAACGCCAAGTGCAAAATAGCGCTAGCAATCGCTGAGCTACCGATATCCACGTCGATTTCTAAGTAATTAGGGCCTCTATGATAGTAGCAATTCAACGCTTTACCGAGTATACAAGCTGAGTAATTCCCAACCGCGGCTTTCACGATCCACGGTCCTTTCACGATCCGGTTAACGATCTTAAATCTGCTGTTACGATACGCATCATCGCCGTTGACGAACCGATAGAGGAGAGAACCCGGTTCGAGCGGCTCATCGTCGTTCGTAGCGAAGTAGAAAACCGCGCTGTGTTGGTCACGCCCTGGGACTTGGAGATTCACGGCGACTATGAAGGTTTTCAGAGACTTGCCTTCAGAGTGAGATTTCTTCAGCGCGTTCATCACACGGTTGTCGTGTCGAGCCAGGACGTGGTCGAGCTTGGAGTTAGATCGGAGCCAATCCACTCCGGCAGGCTGTAGAAGCCACGCGCCAGAAGGTACTTTCGCCTTTTTCGTCAAGTAGTGTGGCCCTCGCAGATTGAATAGGTCTCCCGGCGGTGATGCCCAACCGTTTTTGCCCTTGTCCAAATCCACATGCTTAAGTGATCCGCCGGTTATGGATTCTTCCCTCCAGTCCCCACCACCGCCACCGTCACCGCCTGCGGCGGAGGTAGAGGTAGGCACGACGGAGCGCTGATTGTGGAGGTTCTGCTTCTGTTTTTGTTTAGTGGAACACATTTTCCGGTACCGCTACTTTTCCGTATTGCAATTGGAGTGTATGATAGTAGCAGCAATAGTAAAACTCCGATGAAAAAGGCAATTGAGTACCACTTTTGGggtttttttttggtatatattTGAGAGTAGCAGTATACAAATACCCTTGAGTTTCGTAGAAACTACGATAATGCCCCCTTTTCAATGCCACTGACAAATGACAGCTAATattgtcaaaataaataatgacaGACAAGCACTCTCTCgttcattttcatttattcGAAATAAACGTTtgcatttttttgaaaaaataatataaataagtttatttttttaatataaaaataaataagtaaaattaaaaatataatattaaataaaataacaaataaaagtaaatgaattaaaataattgttcAATTATTTTCATACTTAGAGCCAagctttttcctattttttggaatattagtcaaaaattcatattttttataataatccaatcattttttgaaatattagttAGAAGTTCATATTCTTTATAGTAGTCTAACCATAGGAAATTAGAAAACAAACTATATATATCAAGTGGATCGACCGAGCCAAGAGATGGGACCATGACCCACCGTATGGGTTGATGCTTCATGGTGTGGTCAAGATATGTAGGGTGGATAGACTTAAAAGGGTGTTATTTGACACACTTGCATATTGAAATCTTAAAAGTAAATGTCAAAAGCTATTTTTCTTAGGAAGTATCTTATTTcatgaaattgaaataaaaccCTCCATGCTTTAAGATATAAAAATTGGAAGACATGTCTTGTGAGTACTTCCATAATTTGTGTTGATCATTCATTAGttctattaactttttttattattatttttgaaagtcatccacaattatgttttttttttttaaaaaaaaaaaattattgttcatgCTATAGAAATTTTTGCCAAATGTGCACactcaattaatataaaaaaagaaaataacattcaaacaaaataaactaacaCTACTTAATACAAAATGTTCCAATTCGCTGGGTCGATTCAAAGCTTAAACAAGcaaaacatagttgaagtattGGAATACGGaatagtttttgtttttatgtaaattttttaaaggtttattATTCGCTAAAATCGTAATCAAAAGGTTGAACATGCAAACGTATTTgatcaaccaaaaaaaagtttCTATAGCAATAATTAAATGTTTGGGGCTTGGGAATAATACTATTTGAGTTATGTTTTTTCACTTGGCTATTTACTAATCtaacatttaaaattaaatataagaaatataacAACATACTACACAAAATAAGCAATTGTTTTCTAGCTAATTGTGTGGTTTAAAAACCTTCAACTTCATATATTGATAGCCCTCAACATCAATTCCAACTACTCCTGTTGTGCCAATTATGTTTTGGCAGATTATTAGGCATCATACACAGCCCAATACATTAGCCTACATCAAGAAGATGCAGTTGATATCATCAGTTGGGCTAATTTCCTGCCTTTTTATTTATGACACATTTGGTAGTTTAGAAATAACAAATCCCTCTTTTACTCGGATCATTAGATGGTCAACAAACTGTGAAGTGTAAAAGCTTTAAGAGATAAGAGGGAAATAATAGATTAGTTCATGTTTAACTCATAAGTACAGATAAAATTAGCAAAGGAAGAGATATAACATAAGTAAGTAAATAGGTCAGGCGAATTTCAATTATAGTGTGTACCCGCTTTTAAATTAGTAGTAAtactgtctcaatttatatctCTACTTTTAAAAATGTTAGTAACTTTTTAAGTCCAACAACAAATCTCAAAGCTCAATTTTGAACGCAGTTGAGAAACACCTATCTTAGGCTGTAAAATTTGATCTAATTGCTAATTAGGATTACCAACTAACTACGAACAAATGTAAATTTTGACGGAGTATTTGTGACAAACAAATTAATCACTAATTCTCGACGGATTTATAACAATTTTACGATATAATTCATAAGTGGAAATTTTTTGTTAAGGACTAAATGATCCGTCACAATTCAATTcagttacaaaataaataattgacatAAATAATGGTTGGTCAATGGTCACAATTCTGTtacaaatttataacaaaaataagaatcCATCACAATCTCATTATAAATTTATGACAAACTTGTGATTTTCGTCATAAAATTGTTACGGAAATAAAGTTTATGTCACAATTTTTTAAcgcaaaatttaataaaaataccgatgaaattaatattattgtacTGGTTTGAATGTTCCTTGAAATTTCATTACTTGATAATTAAACTCGAAAATTTGGGAGTATTTTTTAGATTAATTGATATGGAGGTAACTTTTTAAGTAATTATACGATCTAATAATTACATATAAtgacctttttatttttcataatgtaATTATAGTGTAACTACAAATCTATTGTTGATTAatgtaataacataattaaggtaaagtttaaaataaaagttaatcaTCAAAAGTTAAAGCTAATGTTTAATAAATATGTATCTTtacaaataatatcaaattagatatttaacatattgtttcttaaaattatattaaataataaatataagttcaTAACTTTGAATTTTGCACAGTTAATATGGCTATATTTCCATTTACCACAGCAATAATATTATAGTTGATATTTAGTTTTAGgtcttaaaaaataatgtaaaaaaataagtaCTAAATCTTGAGGATAAATATGAAAGACATGTGAAAAGTACTTCcaataaataaaagtgaaaatgtATTCTCAGTATTAGTGAACAGTTCTTTTCTAAACAGGGTAATGAAAagtaaaatggaaaagaaaataacaaagtgaaaaatgaatctctcacaaataaaatttaactaattaattcactAAACAgattttctatataatataatgaacaaattaactttttttatggCAATAGTGTATCATACACATTTTTTTCACGTGATTAAtctctcaatttcttttttttttccacctTCCACCCTCACATCTATTTCACGTCAGGTTAaacattttctctttttttttttctacttctccaatcaaattctttatttcattaattatttttttaataaaaaacgaATTCATACTATTTTCTAgactttattaaattatttataacgaaactaattatttttctaagaaaatttaaaattttgaaggtacCATCAATTACTCCTTATCATATAACTTCGAaaatagaaatgataatttcaaaagaatcaattaattcTCCGAAAATCAAAAGAATCAGttgaaatcaaagaaaaaactatataataCTTTATAATCATCTTGTAATCTAATGGGTTTATCGATTGTtcgaaatataagaaaatatttagaaaaagatttaataataataaaaaaaagaagataaagttatg is part of the Solanum pennellii chromosome 8, SPENNV200 genome and harbors:
- the LOC107026653 gene encoding protein ENHANCED DISEASE RESISTANCE 2-like, whose translation is MCSTKQKQKQNLHNQRSVVPTSTSAAGGDGGGGGDWREESITGGSLKHVDLDKGKNGWASPPGDLFNLRGPHYLTKKAKVPSGAWLLQPAGVDWLRSNSKLDHVLARHDNRVMNALKKSHSEGKSLKTFIVAVNLQVPGRDQHSAVFYFATNDDEPLEPGSLLYRFVNGDDAYRNSRFKIVNRIVKGPWIVKAAVGNYSACILGKALNCYYHRGPNYLEIDVDIGSSAIASAILHLALGSVTSVTIDMGFLVESQTEEELPEKLFGAVRICQMEMSSATFIDTTSSRKVLPTANLHNPCNSSKVQAEENGENKDD